Proteins from a genomic interval of Polaribacter sejongensis:
- a CDS encoding SIMPL domain-containing protein, protein MKQYTNAIIFGIAIVTSSIFLGKAYTDRNKKDGEIQVTGLGKTDFSSDLIVWEGSFSADNSDLKQAYLTLEEKKRTINNYLSKKGIKPEELIYSAVKTNEKTKQLYTTNGEYAGQEFVGYELTQSVQIESKEVDKIEKVSREITELLNQGVQFYSQAPRYYYTKLADLKIEMISKATEDARIRAENIAKFSGGNLSDLESAKMGIFQITGQNSGEDYSWGGTFNTANREKTASITMKLVYKVD, encoded by the coding sequence ATGAAACAATATACAAACGCAATTATTTTTGGAATAGCCATCGTTACATCTTCTATATTCTTAGGAAAAGCATATACGGATAGAAATAAAAAAGATGGAGAAATTCAAGTTACGGGATTAGGTAAAACAGATTTTTCTTCAGATTTAATTGTTTGGGAAGGAAGTTTTAGTGCCGATAATTCAGATTTAAAACAAGCCTATTTAACATTAGAAGAAAAGAAACGCACCATTAATAATTACCTATCTAAAAAAGGAATTAAGCCAGAAGAATTAATTTATAGTGCTGTAAAAACAAATGAAAAAACGAAGCAATTATACACTACAAATGGAGAATATGCTGGTCAAGAATTTGTGGGTTACGAACTTACACAATCTGTACAAATAGAATCTAAAGAAGTTGATAAAATAGAAAAGGTATCTAGAGAAATCACTGAGTTATTAAACCAAGGTGTTCAATTTTACTCACAAGCTCCTAGATATTATTACACAAAACTTGCCGATCTTAAAATAGAAATGATTTCTAAAGCTACAGAAGATGCGAGAATACGTGCAGAGAACATTGCTAAATTTTCTGGAGGAAATTTAAGTGATTTAGAATCTGCTAAAATGGGAATTTTTCAAATCACAGGTCAAAACTCTGGGGAAGATTATTCTTGGGGAGGAACGTTTAATACAGCAAATAGAGAAAAAACGGCTTCAATTACTATGAAGTTAGTTTATAAAGTAGATTAA
- a CDS encoding AraC family transcriptional regulator — translation MKKDYNPFQFLKDVDHIKDSIFIHHTKIEEQLPMHKHHKHQLSYIEGGVAFLNTPTNSYFLPARHFIWMPAGMEHNVELRSPFIMVRNLYFPVDLFPKDHKLRTMGIYPVTDLIKEMILFTEEWKGGFTKEQTHQHEFLIALRNVLMAVSRVPIPIALPTTKNELLKPILKYIHHNLEEPLKLNLVAKEFGMSSRSLSRIFREHIDISFLQYLKMTRVIRSMEMLLETNKSISEIAYACGYSSIGAFSNVFYQISHIRPVDFRKQNLKKGGK, via the coding sequence ATGAAAAAGGACTATAATCCATTTCAATTTTTAAAAGATGTTGATCATATAAAAGACAGCATTTTTATACATCATACTAAAATTGAAGAGCAATTGCCAATGCACAAACACCATAAACATCAATTATCTTATATTGAAGGTGGTGTCGCTTTTTTAAATACGCCAACCAATTCTTATTTTTTACCAGCACGCCATTTTATTTGGATGCCAGCAGGAATGGAGCATAACGTAGAGTTACGTTCGCCTTTTATTATGGTTCGTAATTTATATTTCCCCGTAGATTTGTTTCCTAAAGATCATAAATTAAGAACAATGGGAATTTACCCCGTTACCGACTTAATAAAGGAAATGATTTTGTTTACCGAAGAATGGAAAGGTGGGTTTACAAAAGAACAAACTCATCAACACGAGTTTTTAATTGCTTTGAGAAATGTATTGATGGCAGTTTCTAGAGTTCCAATTCCAATTGCTTTACCAACTACAAAAAATGAATTACTAAAACCTATATTAAAATACATTCATCATAATTTAGAAGAACCTTTAAAACTCAATTTGGTTGCAAAGGAATTCGGGATGAGTTCTAGAAGTTTATCTAGAATATTTAGAGAACATATTGATATTTCTTTTCTTCAATATTTAAAAATGACCCGCGTAATTAGAAGTATGGAAATGTTATTAGAAACAAACAAGTCTATTAGTGAAATTGCCTATGCTTGTGGCTATAGTAGTATTGGCGCTTTTAGTAATGTATTTTATCAAATATCTCATATACGTCCTGTAGATTTTAGAAAACAGAATTTAAAAAAGGGAGGAAAATAA
- a CDS encoding DUF4132 domain-containing protein, with the protein MIPVEEANKYVEKYKKPEIDRFDFRPFSEPYRVLAKILGGFDKGERRNYYNVSDFVAIFDDAITINPWRTEEGMRLAIELYGIVQTPYLADMWDFMDTLPYQRGYDRKAFRSVKTQDTLRNKLQFFTHFLRLSRRGFGGLTLQEQFQYSTYFPGSSGYFLATLLHNGEGVFDELLDDIIQGEDEIGGISIDIIKALLLSEDEKHWEMVGKLLLAAQRQEGLRQTILESLDEAGLGALKYMINIVLENDLTRFSSVTRAVSTWFGLNWDTPKKSVINRVLELAQSLILNLKEVDTLLKSKDNLEVLVALWSIAILDVDKANAKALDLVFTSEDRNKKILALYFISKTDRTNDSLVAYFKNEIGKDYALDHWMAVNLPHNTSLDNDTFSKLFDVAKAAEEKGKTFETKIFSWWSFTPSSYYFYQFLLSGSTENQLELMANDLEVLPTEFRESYIRKVFPIDYSYSFYNYQKDSEKKEPLNFDKNSWKRALARKAIYNRNELLMATGLNLFSRMHLYDEDLEIAEDLLRRKHKELRTSLIQLLIKLPADRLRNSATNLVTAKSIDQRLGGLEMLTLLHDENRQSNFVEDQIRMYNERPKITKNEQVYLDKFSDNAEEFNYSNGFGAIDYDNLTPLYIPQSRFEKKTSFFDKLGITTSESAGFKFKEFIDANKIIKEVNKLIAIVTKNKHFEYQAELYRGEIATTYIEKGIRSIKRLDEDATAEDHLQNLPLAKLWIAWYEQSTLNDFEMHAAIRYINNHNNPFGDYKELGTFARQYYPDLSGLNLDKEDRYNSKSEAYNEILQRLYKVYVEEKTIANFKLDVMEDMIANFPDKLKLVQYQTSNYRYNKKTYNWANIILPLVPSLGINHLELLTEEQVHKYWSFYMYLVAQDIEYPNATADVSVITKQFSRPGIVPFPSMPVTLRLYKKGLINDDDLCLQALHSRQLMSLMDGGYNSRINYKWIEKDSVPKHVFAALKTNLLETELERGDIETTATGYMNGIHRVEGVDYVFRILERLGKDNFERGYSYYGESKKTIFSSMLKKSLFKDTESYADFAARADASKVTKKRLIELACYATQWTGVIGEYLGLEKLEDAVWWFQAHASDRMNSEQETIISRYSNIPKSDFALGAIDVDWFNRVYKTIGKTNWKLLHDAAKYISDGNGHRQVKLYSSVMLGEVKITETLKKIKDKRDKDYVRALGLIPLSKTIPEKDLLKRYNLLQDFLKESKQFGAQRQESEAIAVEIGLDNLSRNAGYQDRVRFSWAMEAKATQKIMENSKISIEETEIELVINNLGKTDIKVTKAGKSLKNIPAKLRKDKQIIALKENKTYLSRQYSRTRLSLENAMINEDEFTALEIHNMMQHPIVKVMLSKLVMYVPEKEISGFYNESILTDANGKTHQLEENDLLVIAHASHLYKAVEWDMYQKYLFAERLTQPFKQVFRELYLVTDDEREHSNRSERYQGHQIQPKKTIALLRSRGWTVSMEEGLQKVYHKKGFIATMYAMADWYSPSEAEAPTIEDICFHSVDTYQRIPLTEIPSVIFSEIMRDIDLVVSVAHVGGVDPEASHSTMQMRAALAEESARLFKLKNITVKERFVFIKGTFGEYSIHLGSGQVSKNGLALSIIPVHSQHRGRMFLPFVDDDPKSAEIISKMKLLSEDNKIQDPTILAQINS; encoded by the coding sequence ATGATTCCAGTAGAAGAAGCAAATAAATACGTAGAAAAATATAAAAAACCAGAAATAGATCGGTTTGATTTTCGTCCATTTTCTGAACCTTATAGAGTTTTAGCTAAAATTTTAGGAGGTTTTGATAAAGGCGAAAGAAGAAACTATTATAATGTAAGTGATTTTGTTGCCATTTTTGACGATGCAATTACAATAAATCCATGGAGAACCGAAGAAGGAATGCGCTTAGCAATTGAGTTATATGGTATTGTTCAAACTCCGTATTTAGCCGATATGTGGGATTTTATGGATACGTTACCTTATCAAAGAGGATATGACAGAAAAGCTTTTAGGTCTGTAAAAACGCAAGATACATTACGTAATAAATTACAGTTTTTTACCCATTTTTTACGATTAAGTAGAAGAGGTTTTGGCGGCTTAACATTACAAGAGCAGTTTCAATATAGCACGTATTTTCCAGGTTCAAGTGGTTATTTTTTAGCAACCTTACTACATAATGGAGAAGGAGTGTTTGATGAGTTATTAGACGATATTATTCAGGGAGAAGATGAAATTGGTGGTATTAGTATAGATATTATAAAAGCATTATTACTGTCTGAAGACGAAAAGCATTGGGAAATGGTTGGTAAATTATTACTAGCTGCCCAACGTCAAGAAGGATTAAGACAAACTATTCTAGAATCTTTAGATGAAGCTGGTCTTGGTGCTTTAAAATACATGATTAATATTGTTTTAGAAAACGACCTTACTCGTTTTAGTAGTGTTACTAGAGCAGTAAGTACTTGGTTTGGTTTAAATTGGGACACTCCTAAAAAATCGGTAATCAATAGAGTTTTAGAATTAGCACAATCTTTAATTTTAAATTTAAAAGAAGTAGACACACTTCTTAAAAGTAAAGATAATTTAGAGGTTTTAGTAGCTTTATGGTCTATTGCTATTTTAGATGTAGACAAAGCAAATGCTAAAGCGTTAGATCTTGTTTTTACATCAGAAGATAGAAATAAAAAGATTTTAGCATTATATTTTATATCTAAAACAGACAGAACAAACGATTCTTTAGTAGCGTATTTTAAAAATGAAATTGGTAAGGATTATGCTTTAGATCATTGGATGGCGGTAAATTTACCACACAATACTTCATTAGATAATGACACTTTTTCAAAATTATTTGATGTAGCAAAAGCAGCAGAAGAAAAAGGTAAAACCTTCGAAACTAAAATATTTTCTTGGTGGAGTTTTACACCTAGCTCTTATTATTTTTATCAGTTTCTTTTAAGCGGATCTACAGAAAATCAATTAGAATTAATGGCGAATGATTTAGAAGTGTTGCCAACAGAATTTAGAGAGAGTTACATTCGTAAAGTTTTTCCTATAGATTACAGTTATTCATTTTACAATTATCAAAAAGATTCAGAGAAAAAAGAACCTTTAAATTTTGATAAAAATTCGTGGAAAAGAGCTTTAGCAAGAAAAGCAATTTATAACAGAAACGAATTGTTAATGGCTACCGGACTTAATTTGTTTAGTAGAATGCATCTTTATGATGAAGATTTAGAAATTGCAGAAGATTTATTAAGAAGAAAACATAAAGAATTACGTACTTCTTTAATTCAATTATTGATAAAATTACCAGCAGATCGTTTAAGAAACAGTGCTACAAATTTAGTAACAGCAAAAAGTATAGATCAACGTTTAGGAGGTTTAGAAATGTTAACGCTTTTACACGACGAAAATAGACAGTCTAACTTTGTAGAAGACCAAATTCGTATGTATAACGAACGACCTAAAATCACAAAAAACGAACAAGTTTATTTAGATAAGTTTTCTGACAATGCAGAAGAGTTTAATTATAGTAATGGTTTTGGAGCTATAGATTATGATAACTTAACACCATTATATATACCACAATCTCGTTTCGAGAAAAAGACCAGTTTCTTCGATAAATTAGGGATTACAACTTCAGAATCTGCAGGATTTAAATTTAAAGAATTTATAGACGCAAATAAAATTATAAAAGAGGTTAATAAGTTAATCGCAATTGTTACTAAAAATAAACATTTCGAATATCAAGCGGAACTATATAGAGGAGAAATAGCAACCACTTATATAGAAAAAGGGATTCGTAGTATAAAAAGATTAGATGAAGATGCTACTGCAGAAGATCATTTACAGAACCTTCCTTTAGCAAAATTATGGATTGCTTGGTACGAGCAAAGTACGCTTAATGATTTTGAAATGCATGCTGCAATCCGTTACATTAATAATCATAATAATCCATTTGGAGATTATAAAGAATTAGGCACTTTTGCGAGACAATATTATCCAGATTTAAGCGGATTAAATTTAGATAAAGAAGACCGTTATAACTCAAAATCTGAAGCTTATAATGAAATTTTACAACGTCTATATAAAGTGTATGTAGAAGAAAAAACAATAGCTAATTTTAAGCTAGATGTTATGGAAGATATGATTGCTAATTTTCCAGACAAGCTGAAGTTAGTACAATATCAAACGTCTAATTATCGCTATAATAAAAAAACGTACAATTGGGCAAACATCATTTTACCACTTGTACCAAGTTTAGGTATTAATCATTTAGAACTTCTTACAGAAGAACAAGTTCATAAATATTGGAGCTTTTATATGTATTTAGTTGCACAAGATATAGAATATCCTAATGCAACTGCAGATGTAAGCGTAATTACAAAACAATTCAGTAGACCCGGCATTGTTCCATTTCCTAGTATGCCGGTAACTTTAAGACTTTACAAAAAAGGCTTAATTAATGATGATGATTTATGTTTGCAAGCCTTACATTCTCGTCAATTAATGTCTCTTATGGACGGTGGTTATAATTCTAGAATAAATTATAAATGGATAGAAAAAGACAGCGTACCTAAACATGTTTTTGCAGCCTTAAAAACCAATTTATTAGAAACAGAATTAGAACGTGGAGATATAGAAACTACAGCAACAGGTTACATGAATGGTATTCATCGTGTAGAAGGTGTAGATTATGTATTTAGAATTTTAGAACGTTTAGGAAAAGATAATTTTGAGCGTGGTTATAGTTATTATGGAGAGAGCAAAAAAACTATTTTTAGTTCTATGCTTAAAAAATCTCTCTTTAAAGATACCGAAAGTTATGCCGATTTTGCTGCACGTGCAGATGCTTCTAAAGTGACTAAAAAACGTTTGATAGAACTTGCGTGTTATGCAACACAATGGACAGGTGTTATTGGAGAATATTTAGGTTTAGAAAAATTAGAAGATGCCGTTTGGTGGTTTCAAGCACACGCTTCAGATCGTATGAATAGCGAACAAGAAACCATTATTTCTCGTTATTCTAACATTCCGAAAAGTGATTTTGCTCTTGGAGCCATAGATGTAGATTGGTTTAATAGAGTGTATAAAACCATCGGAAAAACCAATTGGAAATTACTACATGACGCAGCCAAATATATTTCTGACGGAAACGGACATAGACAAGTAAAATTATATTCTAGCGTAATGTTAGGTGAAGTAAAAATTACTGAAACGTTAAAGAAAATTAAAGACAAGCGGGACAAAGATTACGTGCGTGCTTTAGGTTTAATTCCGTTAAGTAAAACCATACCAGAAAAAGATTTATTAAAGCGTTATAATTTGTTGCAAGATTTCTTAAAAGAGAGCAAGCAATTTGGAGCACAACGTCAAGAAAGTGAAGCTATTGCAGTAGAAATTGGTTTAGACAATTTATCTCGTAATGCAGGTTATCAAGATCGTGTACGCTTTAGTTGGGCAATGGAAGCAAAAGCTACTCAAAAAATTATGGAGAATTCTAAAATTTCCATAGAAGAAACGGAGATAGAATTAGTAATTAACAATCTTGGTAAAACAGATATTAAGGTTACCAAAGCAGGTAAGTCGTTAAAAAATATTCCTGCCAAATTACGTAAAGACAAGCAAATAATCGCTTTAAAAGAAAACAAAACATACCTTTCTAGACAATACAGCAGAACCCGTTTATCATTAGAAAATGCAATGATAAATGAAGATGAATTTACAGCGCTAGAAATTCATAATATGATGCAACATCCTATTGTAAAAGTGATGTTGAGTAAATTAGTAATGTACGTTCCAGAAAAAGAAATTTCAGGTTTTTACAATGAAAGTATTTTAACAGATGCTAACGGTAAAACGCATCAATTAGAAGAAAACGACCTTTTAGTTATTGCGCACGCATCTCATTTATACAAAGCAGTAGAGTGGGATATGTATCAGAAATACTTATTTGCAGAACGTTTAACACAACCTTTTAAACAAGTATTTAGAGAGTTGTATTTAGTTACCGATGATGAACGCGAACATAGCAATCGTTCCGAACGTTACCAAGGACACCAAATTCAGCCTAAAAAAACCATAGCACTTTTAAGAAGTAGAGGTTGGACGGTAAGTATGGAAGAAGGCTTACAAAAAGTATATCACAAAAAAGGTTTTATAGCAACAATGTATGCTATGGCAGATTGGTATTCGCCCTCAGAAGCAGAAGCGCCAACCATAGAAGATATCTGTTTTCATTCTGTAGATACGTATCAAAGAATTCCGCTTACCGAGATTCCGTCTGTAATTTTTAGTGAAATTATGCGAGATATAGATCTTGTGGTAAGTGTTGCACATGTTGGTGGTGTAGATCCAGAAGCAAGTCATAGTACCATGCAAATGCGTGCTGCTTTGGCAGAAGAATCGGCAAGATTATTCAAGCTTAAAAACATTACCGTTAAAGAACGTTTTGTGTTTATTAAAGGAACCTTTGGCGAATACAGTATTCATTTAGGAAGTGGTCAAGTAAGCAAAAACGGACTTGCGTTATCTATAATTCCGGTGCATAGTCAGCATCGAGGTCGTATGTTTTTACCATTTGTAGACGACGATCCAAAATCGGCAGAAATTATTTCTAAAATGAAGCTTTTATCCGAAGATAATAAAATACAAGATCCAACAATTTTAGCACAGATAAATAGCTAA
- a CDS encoding phosphoribosylaminoimidazolesuccinocarboxamide synthase, with translation MEKQFKTKTGFCHILPDKIILTRDGIIGNMAKVVVGKSITRVLIIYGGISAFLLYSAFDSFQTGQIPMSIFYLIIGLFLMYGIFASFNNSATPIIERKDIKSIKFKKAIFGITRSRFEVLFKDENGKIKKRIIMLPGSLDNGKNETEIAKKIMKEEKLLDE, from the coding sequence ATGGAAAAACAATTTAAAACTAAAACAGGATTTTGTCATATTTTACCAGATAAAATTATTTTAACAAGAGATGGAATCATTGGTAATATGGCAAAAGTGGTTGTTGGAAAAAGTATCACTCGAGTTTTAATAATTTATGGAGGAATTTCTGCTTTCTTACTTTATTCTGCATTTGATAGTTTTCAAACAGGTCAAATTCCAATGTCTATATTTTATTTAATAATTGGTTTATTTCTGATGTATGGAATATTTGCAAGCTTTAATAATTCTGCAACACCAATAATAGAAAGAAAAGACATTAAAAGTATCAAATTTAAAAAAGCAATATTCGGAATAACACGTTCTCGATTTGAAGTTCTTTTTAAAGATGAAAACGGAAAAATTAAGAAACGTATAATTATGTTACCAGGTTCATTAGATAATGGGAAAAATGAAACCGAAATAGCAAAAAAAATAATGAAAGAAGAGAAGTTATTAGATGAATAA
- a CDS encoding TolC family protein — translation MISSLIKRTFFFLAVLFNTFGYAQEISKDSVFLSLDDVWSKAEIFSKELKVQHLKAEIGKENILDAKNKRLPSLDFDASYGKLSNIPVFVNGINNSAEFIPLEDHSVYDASVSAYFNIYAGGASKTAIKTTEATKEFLEHIEEETSDQLHLEVIQYYVSLQRSYQYENLVKQNIKQNTERVRLIEQLFKNGVVLKSDFLRAKLQLAKLQTQLVTIKNDLVIVTQALNILVGNEDDTLLIPSDTIQTKDIAIDKNYETFVSEMLSESPLEKMAEKQIELSELKTVALKADKLPKIGFFGSYTYSYPQIKLYPYEQAPYLLGVAGIKLSYDISALYYDKHKEKAAEIAVEQQKLAKENVDDNLRKQVKTAYSRFKEDVIKIEVAEENIQSAQENYRIVKQTYFNQLSLLTDLIDADTQQLEAHFELINNQIAAKVHYYQLLKISGKL, via the coding sequence ATGATTAGCAGTTTAATAAAAAGAACATTCTTCTTTTTAGCAGTACTTTTTAACACCTTTGGCTATGCTCAAGAAATATCAAAAGATAGTGTTTTCTTAAGTTTAGATGATGTTTGGAGTAAAGCAGAGATTTTTAGTAAAGAACTAAAAGTTCAGCATTTAAAAGCGGAAATTGGTAAAGAAAACATCCTCGATGCCAAAAACAAAAGATTACCATCGTTAGACTTTGATGCATCTTATGGAAAATTATCAAATATTCCTGTTTTTGTAAACGGAATTAATAACAGTGCAGAATTTATTCCTTTAGAAGATCATAGTGTTTATGATGCGTCGGTATCTGCTTATTTTAATATTTATGCTGGTGGCGCTTCAAAAACGGCGATTAAAACAACCGAAGCAACTAAGGAGTTTTTAGAACATATTGAAGAAGAAACAAGCGACCAATTGCATTTAGAAGTAATTCAATATTATGTAAGTCTGCAACGTTCGTATCAATATGAAAATTTAGTGAAGCAAAATATCAAACAAAATACAGAACGTGTGCGTTTGATTGAGCAATTGTTTAAAAATGGTGTGGTGTTAAAAAGTGATTTTCTAAGAGCAAAATTACAATTAGCGAAACTTCAAACACAATTGGTTACCATAAAAAACGACCTTGTTATAGTAACACAAGCTCTTAATATTTTAGTAGGAAATGAAGACGATACACTTTTAATTCCGTCTGATACAATTCAGACAAAAGATATCGCTATCGATAAGAATTACGAAACTTTTGTTTCGGAAATGCTTAGTGAATCGCCTTTAGAAAAAATGGCCGAAAAACAAATAGAATTAAGTGAATTAAAAACAGTTGCTTTAAAAGCAGATAAACTTCCTAAGATTGGTTTTTTTGGGAGTTATACGTATTCATATCCTCAAATTAAGCTTTATCCTTATGAACAGGCACCTTATTTATTAGGTGTTGCAGGTATAAAATTGTCTTATGATATTTCTGCACTTTATTATGACAAGCATAAAGAAAAAGCAGCCGAAATAGCAGTAGAGCAACAAAAATTAGCCAAAGAAAATGTGGATGATAATTTAAGAAAGCAAGTAAAAACAGCTTATAGTCGTTTTAAAGAAGATGTTATAAAAATTGAAGTTGCGGAAGAAAATATTCAATCTGCACAAGAAAATTATCGCATCGTAAAACAAACTTACTTTAATCAATTATCTCTTTTAACAGATTTGATTGATGCAGATACCCAACAATTAGAGGCCCATTTTGAATTGATTAACAATCAAATAGCAGCCAAAGTACATTATTATCAATTATTAAAAATATCAGGAAAATTATAA
- a CDS encoding HlyD family secretion protein: MSTALKKYEKTDRILVRITYLVALFILIGLIIWGVFSMIHHWRYETTNDAQVKEYINPILSRTNGYVQEVKYKDHEHVKMGDTLVVLDRNEALVQQDIAKAKLRAAEAQLHVLESNQNTSNVSSGVNQSQINAAKAQLYQQQKEYERYKNLLDNNAVTPQRFEDIQTKLKVAEANFESVKRSYQTSLSKTTDVGAQIEVAKATIQEKKADLNKILLDLKYAIITAPTNGYMGKKNLQIGQLVQKGQTIGFIVDKNQSKWIEANFEETQIAALHEGQKANITIDAFPGETFKGTIEAFSAATGSQFSLLPPDNATGNFVKITQRFPVRIKLTDNENSLEQLRAGMSAEVSVPK, from the coding sequence ATGAGCACAGCATTAAAAAAATACGAAAAGACAGATAGAATTCTTGTACGAATTACCTATCTGGTCGCCTTATTTATCTTAATCGGATTAATAATATGGGGTGTGTTTTCTATGATTCATCATTGGAGATATGAAACAACAAATGATGCACAAGTTAAAGAATACATTAACCCAATTTTAAGCCGTACCAATGGCTATGTACAAGAAGTAAAGTACAAAGACCATGAACATGTAAAAATGGGAGATACTTTAGTTGTATTAGATAGAAATGAAGCTTTGGTACAACAAGATATTGCGAAAGCAAAATTAAGAGCAGCCGAAGCACAATTGCATGTTTTAGAAAGCAATCAAAATACGTCTAACGTAAGTTCAGGGGTCAATCAATCGCAAATTAATGCGGCAAAAGCACAATTATATCAGCAGCAAAAGGAATATGAACGCTACAAAAATTTATTAGACAACAATGCCGTAACCCCACAACGTTTTGAAGATATCCAGACCAAACTAAAAGTTGCTGAAGCGAATTTTGAATCTGTAAAAAGAAGCTATCAAACGTCACTGAGTAAAACGACTGATGTTGGCGCCCAAATAGAAGTTGCAAAAGCAACAATTCAAGAGAAAAAAGCCGATTTAAATAAAATTTTGCTCGATTTAAAATATGCAATAATTACTGCTCCAACCAATGGTTATATGGGTAAAAAGAATTTACAAATAGGACAATTGGTACAAAAAGGACAAACCATTGGTTTTATTGTAGATAAAAATCAAAGTAAATGGATTGAAGCCAATTTTGAAGAAACACAAATTGCAGCGTTGCATGAAGGTCAAAAAGCAAACATTACAATTGATGCCTTTCCTGGAGAAACATTTAAAGGAACTATAGAAGCATTTTCTGCCGCTACAGGATCTCAATTCTCATTATTACCTCCAGATAATGCCACTGGAAATTTTGTAAAAATTACACAACGTTTTCCTGTTCGTATTAAACTTACTGATAATGAAAATAGCTTAGAACAACTTCGTGCTGGTATGAGTGCCGAGGTAAGCGTTCCTAAATAA